TGCTTCCGCCAGCGTGATGGCAGCGGGTGTCTGCTGCTCCGGGCTTGGCTGCTGCATCGGTTTGCCGTGCTGCCTGTAAGGCTGACTGCGGCTTGATCCGATAAGCCGCTTTGGCAACTCCGGCACTTCAGCATGAGGTGCCGGAGTCCGATGGAATTCTGTCGCATCGGCACCGTCGTTTTTCTTCGAAAGTGTGTCGCCGATCTATTCCTGACAGCGCAAGAAAATCTCAGCTGCCGCGACGCGACATGAATGCGATCTTCTCGAACAGTTGCACGTCCGCTTCGTTTTTCAGCAACGCGCCGTACAGCGGCGGAATACTCTTCTTGCTGTTTTTCTCGCGCAAGACCTCGATCGAAATATCTTCGGCCAGCAGCAGCTTGAGCCAGTCGAGCAACTCCGATGTGGAGGGTTTTTTCTTGAGCCCCGACTGCTCGCGCAAGGCGAGAAACGAGGTCAGCGCCTCGTGCAGCAATTCGCGTTTCAAACCTGGAAAATGCACTTCGACGATGCGCGTGAGCGTTTCCACATCCGGGAAACGGATGTAGTGGAAAAAACATCGGCGCAGGAATGCATCCGGTAATTCTTTCTCGTTATTGCTGGTGATGATCACCACCGGACGATGCACGGCGCGAATGGTCTGTCGTGTTTCGTAAACGTAGAAATCCATGCGATCGAGTTCGCGCAGCAGATCGTTCGGAAACTCGATATCAGCCTTGTCGATCTCGTCGATCAGCAGCACCGCGCGCGTATCGCTGGTGAATGCTTCCCAGAGTTTTCCGGGCACGATGTAGTTGCCGATATCCTGCACCTTGGCGTCGCCGAGTTGCGAGTCGCGCAGGCGCGATACCGCATCGTATTCGTATAAACCGTGCTGCGCCTTGGTGGTCGATTTGATATGCCATTCGATCAGTGGCGCGCCGAGTGACAAAGCCACCTGTTCGGCCAATAACGTCTTGCCTGTGCCGGGTTCGCCCTTGATCAGCAGCGGCCGTTGCAAGGTGATCGCCGCATTCACCGCGAGCTTGAGTTCGTCAGTGGCGACATAAGCAGGTGTGCCTTCAAAACGCATGATGATTTCCCGAATGGATCAAGATTGAGATGTGGTAGCCGATGACGAATATACCTTGATCGGAAACTGTTTGGCCGTCTATGGCCAGCTTGTGGCGTGCTGGTGAAAATCAGCCGAGCCTTTGCTGCGCACGACACAGAATCGCTGGCCGGTCGGCGCCTGCATTACCCACCAGGTATTGATCTGGCTGATACGGATCGCGCCCAGCGCTTCGAGACGCAGCACTTCGGCTTCGACATCGTCGCTCTCGATATCCAGATGCACGCGGCTCGCATGCGTCACCGCCTGTACTTCGATATGCAGCCGCTGTTGCGGATCGATCAACTGCGAATATTTTTCGCCTTCTTCCTCGGGTAACTTGCGCACCGGCATGCCGAGCGCGCCGCCCCAGAATGTCGCGGCGGATTCGAGATCCGTGGTCTGGCAATCGATGATGAAACCCGCCAGCTTGCTCTTGTGCATGTTCACTCCGATGCGCTCAAAGTTTTTTCAATCTTGACGCCATCGCCATGGGCAGGATGTCGCGTTTGTCATCTTTTGCCGTGCCATCGAACAGCGGCGCTTCGGCGCCGTGTTCGCGATTCTGGTCTTCGAGCACACGCACGGTGTAGTCGTAACCGGCCTGGATCGCCTGCTTGTACGCACGCCAGTTCAGCAGCTCGATATTATGCAGTGGTGGCGTCAGCAGCAGGCTGGTCAGCGCGCGACGCTCGATGCTCGCGACCTCGGCATTGACCATGCCCGAGCGCAGCAGGATGCTGAAAATATGCGGCCGCTGGTGCAATTTGCGCTCGATGAACAATCGCCACCACGACGGTGATGCGTATTCCTCGACCTTCGCATGCAGGATATCGTCGGCGCCGATATCCACCGCGATCACTTCGCCAACACCCTGCGCCCGCATCACGTCAACCGGCAGATTGTTGATTACCGCGCCATCGACGAACACTTCGCCATGATGCAGCACCGGCGGCAGAATGCCCGGAATCGCACTCGACGCGCGCAACCACAACCACAGCGGACCGTGCCGTCGCACATCGATCTTGCCGCTTGTGAGATTGGCCGAAACGCAGAAATACGGCAGCACCAGATCGGCGATATCGCGCCGCCCGAACGCCTCGCGCAACAAGTGCGCCGAACGCCGACCAGTGACCATCGCGATCCACGGAAACGTGTAATCGCGCAGCGGTTTGCCATCGACGAATGCGCGTTTGTACACCGCGATCATTTCGTCGGTACTCCAATCCGCGGCGATACCCGCGCCGATGATCGCGCCGATGCTGGTGCCGCCGACACGATCGATGGTGATGCCGGCTTCGCGCAGCGCCTTGATCACACCGATGTGTGCAAAACCGCGTGCGCCGCCGCCCGACAGCACGAGGCCGATGCCACGCCCGGCCAGCAGGCGCGCCACGCGCGCGGTGTCGGCGCGATGTCGCACATGATGATGTTGCGCGTTCGGTGCCACATCCAGCCAGCGCTGCGCCGCGCCGAACAGCAGACTTTCGAGATGCAGCAAAATCAGATGGCGGGGCCGATGCAACGCCTGCTCGGCATCCTCACACGCGCCTTCCGGCCACGCGCTGGCGGCGCTCGCCGCGTTCGCCAGCAGCAACAGGCAATCGGCTTGGCGCACGCACAACGCGCGCCATTCATCGGAGCTCGCGTCGGCGAGATAAATCACATACTGCACGCGCGATTCGAGCGCGCCGAACCACTCGCTGAGCTGATGCCGCGCCTGCGCTGCATCGACCACCGCGCACGTACCGAAACTGCACAACGCGATCCGTAATTCCTCGGCAAATGCGCGTGCATCGACACCCGCATCGTGCGGCAACAACGCAAACGTGCGTGGCGCGGATGGCGTGTGCGTGCGATGCGCCAGCACACGCTGCATCGCCACGCGCACCGACGACCACATCGCCTGCGGATAACGCGCCAACAAATCCTCGACATCGACCCGCGCGAGGCGTAGCAATTCCGAGTCGCGCAATGCCCGCACCGAAACATGGCGCGGCTGATCCGCAATCAGCCCGACCTCACCGACGGTTTCGCCGGCGGCGATCACGGCGATCCGTTGCAACAGATCCTTGGCATCGTGACCGAACACGCCGAGGCTGCCGTTTTTCAATACGTACATCGCGTCCGAACGGTCGCCGATGTCGAACAACGGCGCGCCGCCAGGCAGGCTGAACCATTCGAGTTTCTGCTCCAGCGCGGCCAGCGCGGGTTCGTCGAGACCACTGAAAATCGGCAGGCTGCGCAACAGGTCGCGCACAGAAAACGAATCGATCTGATCTTGTATTTCGCTCACCATTGCTGCTCGATAGTTGCTCGCCAGCGCAATATCCGACGCGGGCTTTCAGGATTTCGCAGTGTAGTGCGTGGCGCTTGGCCGACTCAAATGCGTTTGCACATTTTCGCGTCGACACTGGCGCCATTGCCGCGCTCGATTTGATCAGCACGAATGCTTGATTTTCCGCGCGTCACGCTCCACCTTTGAACATTCCTCACACGAAGATCGCCATGTCTACATCCAATCCATTACTCAGCGAAACTCCGTTGCCGGTGTTTTCGGCGATTTTGCCGGAGCATGTCGAGCCGGCCGTCGATGCGATCCTGGCCGACTACAGCACGCAGATCGACGCGCTGCTGGCGAGCGATGCACCGTGCGATTTCGCCAGCGTGATGTTGTTGCAGGAGCGGCTCGAAGATCGTCTGAGTCGTGCGTGGTCGCCGGTGTCGCACCTGCATTCGGTCAAGGATTCCGACGCCTTGCGCAAGGCCTACACCGCCGCGCTGGAAAAAATCACTGAACACTCGGCCGAGCTCGGCCAGAATCGCGAGCTGTATGCGGCGGTCAAGGCGGTTGCCGACAATGCCGATTTCAAAAGTCTTGATCGCGCCGCGCAACGCCTCACCGATGATGCGCTGCGCGATTTCAAACTCTCCGGCGTCGCGCTCGAAGAACCCGCGCGCAGTCGCTTCAAGGCCATCGCCAACGAGCTGGCCAAGCTGAGTACCGAGTTCGAGGAAGCAGTGCTCGACGCGACCGATGCATGGGGCGAAAACATCGCCGATGCGGCCGTGCTGGCTGGCATTCCGCCATCGGGATTGGCGGTGCTGCGCGCTTATGCCGAGGAAGAAAAAATCGATGGCTGGCGTATCACCTTGAAGCAGCCCAGCGTGCAGGCGGTGATGACTTACGCCGATGATCGCGGCTTGCGCGAGCGTGTTTATACCGCGGCGAATACGCGTGCTTCCGAACAAGGTCCGCACGCCGGTCGTTTCGACAACAGCGCGCGGATCGAGCAGATTCTCGCGTTGCGCCACGAGGCCGCGCAATTGCTCGACTTTGTCAACGCCGCCGAAGAATCGCTCGCGACCAAGATGGCGACGAATCCGCAAGCGGTGCTGGATTTCCTGCATGACCTGGTAAAACGCGCCAAGCCCGTGGCGGAAAAAGAATTGAGCGAGCTGCGTGCTTTCGCCGCGAGCGAACTCGGGCTTGATGATTTGCAGCCGTGGGATGTCGCCTATGCTTCGGAAAAATTACGGCTGCAGCGCTACGATCTGAGCGAAGAAGAATTGAAACCGTTTTTCCCATTGCCAGCGGTGATGGCTGGTTTGTTCGCGATCACCCAGCGCGTGTTCGGCGTGAGTTTGCGCGAGCGCAGCGGTATCGATGTGTGGCATACCGACGTGCGTTTTTACGACGTGCTGGATGCGCAGGAAAATGTCATCGCTAGCGCCTATGTCGACCTGTTCGCTCGCAGCGCCAAACGCGGCGGCGCGTGGATGGATGTCTGCCGCACGCGCTTTCGCAACGGCGCTTCGGTGCAGTTGCCGATTGCATATCTGACTTGCAATTTTGCGCCGCCGACAGCGGATGCACCGGCGCTGCTGACCCACGACGACGTGATCACGCTGTTCCACGAATTCGGCCACGGCCTGCATCACCTGCTGACTGAAGTCGATTATCCGGGCGTCTCCGGCATTGCCGGCGTGGAGTGGGATGCGGTCGAATTGCCGAGCCAGTTCATGGAGAATTTCGCGTGGCAACGCGATGCGCTGGATCTGTTCGCGCGGCATTATCAAAGCGGCGAAAGACTGCCTGATGAATTGTTCGATCGCATGCAGGCGGCGCGACATTTCCAGGCGGCGTTATTCCTCGTGCGCCAGCTCGAATTTGCGCTGTTCGATTTCCGTCTGCATCTGGAATTCGATCCGGCGCGCGGCGCGCGGGTGCAAGAACTCGCACGCGAGATTCGACGCGAAGTCGCGGTGATTCAGCCGCCGTCGTGGCAACGTATGGCGCACAGTTTCACGCACATTTTTTCTGGCGGATATTCGGCCGGTTATTACAGTTATCTGTGGGCCGAAGTGTTATCCGCCGACGCGTTTTCGCGCTTCGAGCAGGCCGGCGTTTTTGATGCCGCGACCGGTGCCGCATTTCGCCGCAGCATTCTCGCGGTTGGCGGCTCGCGCCCGGCACTGGAATCGTTCATCGAATTTCGCGGTCGCGAACCCGACGCCGAAGCGTTGCTGCGCAGTTACGGCCTCGCTGCGTGATCCGTTGCCTGCGCTCCCATCAAGCGGAGCGCAGGCAACGAGCGTTGTCAGAAAACCGGTTTGCCTTCCGCGCTTGGCAGATTCACGCCAAGCAACTTTGCCAACGTCGGTGCGATATCGCGCATATCGATCTGACCCAGCGCGTGTCCCGCCGGAATACCCGGACCGCTGATCAGAAACGTCGACTGCATCTCCGGCAAATCAGCGCGATAACCGTGCATGCCGAGATAATGGCTGGCACTCAGCAGCGGCGCTTTCGGATCGGGTCCCATTTCGTAATCGAGTTTGAAATCGAGCCAATAATCGGCCTGCGGATTGCCGCCGAGCGCGGCAATCTGTTCGCGCTCGAGCACACGATCGATGCCGAGATCGGCATTGCCGCGCAGCTTGTCGAGCAAGCTCACCACGCGCTGGCGTACAGCAGCATCTTTCGGGTCGCGCAATACGATCGCGGCGGCACCGGCGTTGTACCACGGCGCGGCATCCCAGCCGCTGATCTGACCGCTCGCATCGAAGCGCAACAGCCCGGCATCGGCAAAGGCTGCGAACAGATTCACATCGTGGTGCAGCGGCGCAAAGCCGTGATCGGAAACGATGCAGACCACGCTGCGCGGATCGGCCTTGCGCGCCGCCGTCACAAGCTGCGCGACGATGTTGTCGATACGTTCCAGCGTGGCGTGCGCGGCAGGCGTATCCGGACCGGATAAATGCTGTTGATGATCCAGCGCAGTGAAATACGCGGTCATGAATTGCGGATGTTTGTGCTCAATCA
The sequence above is drawn from the Pseudolysobacter antarcticus genome and encodes:
- a CDS encoding AAA family ATPase, whose translation is MRFEGTPAYVATDELKLAVNAAITLQRPLLIKGEPGTGKTLLAEQVALSLGAPLIEWHIKSTTKAQHGLYEYDAVSRLRDSQLGDAKVQDIGNYIVPGKLWEAFTSDTRAVLLIDEIDKADIEFPNDLLRELDRMDFYVYETRQTIRAVHRPVVIITSNNEKELPDAFLRRCFFHYIRFPDVETLTRIVEVHFPGLKRELLHEALTSFLALREQSGLKKKPSTSELLDWLKLLLAEDISIEVLREKNSKKSIPPLYGALLKNEADVQLFEKIAFMSRRGS
- a CDS encoding VOC family protein — encoded protein: MHKSKLAGFIIDCQTTDLESAATFWGGALGMPVRKLPEEEGEKYSQLIDPQQRLHIEVQAVTHASRVHLDIESDDVEAEVLRLEALGAIRISQINTWWVMQAPTGQRFCVVRSKGSADFHQHATSWP
- a CDS encoding patatin-like phospholipase family protein, whose protein sequence is MSEIQDQIDSFSVRDLLRSLPIFSGLDEPALAALEQKLEWFSLPGGAPLFDIGDRSDAMYVLKNGSLGVFGHDAKDLLQRIAVIAAGETVGEVGLIADQPRHVSVRALRDSELLRLARVDVEDLLARYPQAMWSSVRVAMQRVLAHRTHTPSAPRTFALLPHDAGVDARAFAEELRIALCSFGTCAVVDAAQARHQLSEWFGALESRVQYVIYLADASSDEWRALCVRQADCLLLLANAASAASAWPEGACEDAEQALHRPRHLILLHLESLLFGAAQRWLDVAPNAQHHHVRHRADTARVARLLAGRGIGLVLSGGGARGFAHIGVIKALREAGITIDRVGGTSIGAIIGAGIAADWSTDEMIAVYKRAFVDGKPLRDYTFPWIAMVTGRRSAHLLREAFGRRDIADLVLPYFCVSANLTSGKIDVRRHGPLWLWLRASSAIPGILPPVLHHGEVFVDGAVINNLPVDVMRAQGVGEVIAVDIGADDILHAKVEEYASPSWWRLFIERKLHQRPHIFSILLRSGMVNAEVASIERRALTSLLLTPPLHNIELLNWRAYKQAIQAGYDYTVRVLEDQNREHGAEAPLFDGTAKDDKRDILPMAMASRLKKL
- a CDS encoding M3 family metallopeptidase, which translates into the protein MSTSNPLLSETPLPVFSAILPEHVEPAVDAILADYSTQIDALLASDAPCDFASVMLLQERLEDRLSRAWSPVSHLHSVKDSDALRKAYTAALEKITEHSAELGQNRELYAAVKAVADNADFKSLDRAAQRLTDDALRDFKLSGVALEEPARSRFKAIANELAKLSTEFEEAVLDATDAWGENIADAAVLAGIPPSGLAVLRAYAEEEKIDGWRITLKQPSVQAVMTYADDRGLRERVYTAANTRASEQGPHAGRFDNSARIEQILALRHEAAQLLDFVNAAEESLATKMATNPQAVLDFLHDLVKRAKPVAEKELSELRAFAASELGLDDLQPWDVAYASEKLRLQRYDLSEEELKPFFPLPAVMAGLFAITQRVFGVSLRERSGIDVWHTDVRFYDVLDAQENVIASAYVDLFARSAKRGGAWMDVCRTRFRNGASVQLPIAYLTCNFAPPTADAPALLTHDDVITLFHEFGHGLHHLLTEVDYPGVSGIAGVEWDAVELPSQFMENFAWQRDALDLFARHYQSGERLPDELFDRMQAARHFQAALFLVRQLEFALFDFRLHLEFDPARGARVQELAREIRREVAVIQPPSWQRMAHSFTHIFSGGYSAGYYSYLWAEVLSADAFSRFEQAGVFDAATGAAFRRSILAVGGSRPALESFIEFRGREPDAEALLRSYGLAA
- a CDS encoding alkaline phosphatase family protein, which translates into the protein MKHRSRFFCLLALSLPLAAHAAQHTSVLLISLDGLRPGDVLEAEQRGLKIPTLRRFLSEGSYANAVHGVTPTLTYPSHTTLITGVSPAKHGIVSNLTFDPTLKNQIGWAWYAEDIRVPTLWDAAHQAGLRTANEHWPVSVGAQVDFNLPQIWRSGMPDDRKLLKALATPGLLDSMEHELGPYVDGIDESIEGDENRARFAVHLIEHKHPQFMTAYFTALDHQQHLSGPDTPAAHATLERIDNIVAQLVTAARKADPRSVVCIVSDHGFAPLHHDVNLFAAFADAGLLRFDASGQISGWDAAPWYNAGAAAIVLRDPKDAAVRQRVVSLLDKLRGNADLGIDRVLEREQIAALGGNPQADYWLDFKLDYEMGPDPKAPLLSASHYLGMHGYRADLPEMQSTFLISGPGIPAGHALGQIDMRDIAPTLAKLLGVNLPSAEGKPVF